From Mumia sp. ZJ1417:
AGCCGACCACGGCGGCGGGACCACTCGGGGTGTCGACGCGTTCGACAAGCAGCCCACCGAGCTTGCGGTCCTCGACGATGACGTCGTTGGGCCACTTCAGCTCCGCGATCACCCCCGCCTGACGTGCGGCGGCGACCGCAGCGAGTCCGGCCAGCAGCGGCAGCCACGTCCAGCGGTGCCCTTCGACGCGCGGGTGGACGAGGATCGACACCGCGACGGCCGAGTACGGCGGCATCTCCCATTTGCGGTCGAGCCGACCACGACCCGCGGTCTGGTGGTCCGTCGTGAGCAGCGTGCCCTCAGGCGCGCCGGCCCGCGCGAGCGCGGCGAGGTCGGCGTTGGTGCTCGCGGTCTCGGGCACGACGCGGACGTCCTGCCACCAGGACCGCAGGGTGATCAGGGCCTGCTCGAGCCCCGCGGCATCGAGGGGGCGTCGGACGAGAGGAGAGTCGAGTGGCAAGTCGCTCATGGGGCCACTGTCCCACGATCCGCGCCCTTCGGCGGACCGGCGACGCCCGGCGGCTACCCTGACCCCGTGAGCGAAGCAGTGGTACCCGAGCCGGGTCAGATCGACACGCACACGACGGCCGGCAAGCTGGCCGATCTCGACCGTCGCCTCGACGAGGCGGTGCACGCGGGATCGGCGAAGGCCGTCGAGAAGCAGCATGCGAAGGGCCGTCAGACCGCGCGCGAGCGGATCGAGATGCTCTTCGACGAGGGCTCCTTCGTCGAGATCGACGAGCTGGCGCGGCACCGGTCGACAGCGTTCGGGCTGGAGAAGAACCGCCCGTACGGCGACGGCGTGATCACCGGCTATGGCACGGTCGACGGCCGTCAGGTCTGCGTCTTCAGCCAGGACTTCACCGTGTTCGGCGGATCGCTGGGCGAGGTCTACGGGGAGAAGATCACCAAGATCATGGATCTGGCGATCAAGACCGGCTCCCCGATCGTCGGGATCAACGAGGGCGCCGGCGCCCGCATCCAGGAGGGTGTGGTCTCGCTCGGTCTGTATGGCGAGATCTTCCGCCGCAACGTCCACGCCTCCGGTGTGATCCCGCAGATCAGCCTGATCATGGGCTCGTGCGCGGGCGGTCACGTCTACTCCCCCGCGGTCACCGACTTCACCGTGATGGTTGACGGCACCTCCAACATGTTCATCACCGGCCCCGACGTGATCAAGACCGTCACCGGCGAGGACGTGACGATGGAGGAGCTCGGCGGCGCGCGCACGCACAACACCAAGTCGGGCAACGCCCACTACATGGGCGCCGACGAAGAAGACGCGATCGAGTACGTCAAGGCGCTGCTGTCCTACCTCCCCCAGAACAACATGGAGGACGCTCCGGTCCACGTCGAGGAGGCGGACCTCGACATCTCCGACGAGGACCGCTCGCTCGACACGCTGATCCCGGACTCCCCCAACCAGCCGTACGATATGCACACCGTCATCGAGTCCGTGCTCGACGACGGGGAGTTCCTCGAGGTGCAGCCGCTGTTCGCGCCGAACATCCTCATCGGCTTCGGCCGCGTCGAGGGCCGCTCGGTCGGCGTCGTGGCCAACCAGCCGATGCAGTTCGCCGGCACCCTCGACATCGACGCCTCTGAGAAGGCCGCACGCTTCGTCCGTACCTGCGACGCGTTCAACGTGCCCGTGCTGACCTTCGTCGACGTGCCGGGCTTCCTGCCAGGCACCGACCAGGAGTGGAACGGCATCATCCGCCGCGGCGCCAAGCTGATCTATGCCTATGCCGAGGCCACCGTCCCGCTGGTCACCGTCATCACCCGCAAGGCGTACGGCGGCGCGTACGACGTCATGGGCTCCAAGCACCTCGGCGCCGACCTCAACATCGCCTGGCCGACGGCGCAGATCGCGGTCATGGGCGCCCAGGGCGCGGTCAACATCCTGCACCGTAAGACCCTTGCTGCCGCGGACGATCCCGAGGCGACGCGGGCGGAGCTGATCGACGCGTACGAGCAGACGCTCGCCAACCCCTACATCGCGGCAGAGCGCGGCTACATCGACACCGTCATCCAGCCCCACGAGACCCGCACCGAGATCGTCCGTGCGCTGCGCCTGCTGCGCAGCAAGCGCGAGACGCTCCCACCCAAGAAGCACGGGAACATCCCGCTGTGAGCACCTCGTCGGTCGAGCCTGTCGAGACCGCAACCTCGTCGGTCGAGCCTGTCGAGACCACTCCTCTCCTCCGCGTCGTCAAGGGCGACCCCACCCCCGAGGAGCTCGCTGCCCTCATCGCGGTCGTCGCGGCGCGTGGAGCGGCGGTCGCCGCAGCGCCCGCGGCGCGCCGCTCGGCATGGGGAGACCCCGCCCGCGCCACGCGCCCGACGCACACGCATGGGCACGACGGGTGGCGCAGGTCGGCGTTCTCGCGCTAGAACCGAAGGCGTGACCCTTCGTCCGCTCGCCGACGTCGGTGCCGCCGACTGGCTCGTGTCGTCGGGCGCCCACTGGTTCGACCTCGCCTCGTACGGACCGCCAGGCTTCGCCTCGTACGTGCGGCTGGTCGGTCGCGGTCGCACGGCGCAGGGCGCGGAGGGCGGCGACCTCGACGACGAGGACGTGCGGGCCGCGCTCGTCGAGGTGCTCGCCCTGCACACGACGTCGGCCGCCGAGGCGTACTTCTGCCTGTGGGAAGGCGGCGGGCTCGAAGGGTCGGGAGCCCAGGGATTCCCTGATGCCTTCCCACCTGCGGTCACGCGGATGCCACGGGTGACCCTCGGCATGTTCGGGGAGCGCTGCTATCTGATGTTCGGGGGCGCACTGGGCGAGATCGGCCAATGGGGAGACGACCCCGGGCACGGCGGTATCGGCGGGCCGCACCTGTTCTGGCCGGCCGACCACGCATGGTGCGTCGCCTCCGACGTCGACGGCGACGGCAGCCAACGGGACATCCGGTGGGTCGGCGTCGGCGGGACCTCCGCCCTGATCGAGGCGTTGCGCGCCGACGGTCGGTTCGAGCTCGAGCACACAGGCCCGGACCATCCGCATCCCTACCGGTGACGGCCGCCGTACGCTGGCTCGCGTGACTCGACCCCGCCTCGTCCTCGCCTCCCAGTCCCCCGCTCGTCTGGCCACGCTGAGGAGTGCTGGGCTCGAACCAGAGGTCATCGTCTCCGGTGTCGACGAGTCGGTCATCGTGTCGGACGATCCGGTGGTGGTGGCGACGGAGCTCGCGCGACTGAAGTGCCGGGCGGTCGCCCACCGGCTGAACAGTCCCGACGACACGTTGGTGGTCGGCTGCGACTCGGTGCTCGCCTTCGACGGCGAGGTCCTCGGCAAGCCCGCCGACGCTCAGACGGCGATCGAACGATGGCGGATGATGCGCGGACGCACAGGGGTGCTCCACACCGGACACTGCGTACGTCTCGGCGAGCGGGAAGTCTCCGACGACGCAGCAACGACGGTGCACTTCGCCGACCTCGATGACGCCGAGATCGAGGCGTACGTCGCGACCGGAGAGCCGCTGCACGTGGCGGGCGCGTTCACCGTGGACGGGCTCGGCGGCGCGTTCGTGGAGAGGATCGAGGGCGACCACCACAACGTGGTCGGCCTCTCGCTCCCACTGCTGCGCACGATGCTGGCCGGACTCGGTGTCCGGTGGACCGACCTGTGGTGATGACGCTCGTCTGAGCTGGCGGCGTCCGGCTCAGCTCCGCAGGTGCAGGAGCCGATCGAGGTGCGTCTCCACCGGCGAGCGACGATCGGGTCGCGGTCGGTGGAGCGTGGAGGTCCTCGCGTGGTCACGAGTCCGAGCGCGCTCGTGGACCCCTGAGCCCTGCGGCGTGCGAAACTCGCGCAGGCGATCGCTCAACCGTTGGCGCTGCACGCGATGACGATCCTCGATCTCGAGGATCCTCGCGCCCTTGCGGCGGCTGAAGACAAACCCTCGCTCGCCGTCAGGCGCCACCCAGAGCTTGCCGAGGTGGATCAGCTGGTGGCACCGGGGGCACAGCCCGACGAGGTTGTCGAGATCGGTCCGGCCGCCGTCACGATCCCACCACGCCACGTGGTGCAGCTCCAGGTGAGTGCCCCCGCAACCCGGGTTGGCACAGACCCAGCCCTGCCTCGCGTGAACCGCCTGCCGCTGCTTGTAGGTCGCCAGCCGGTGGGTGCGCCCGACATTGAGGACGTCGGCCTGTGGGGTCGGGCCGGTCGTGTCGCCGGCGACAAGGAAGTCGGTGCGATCGGCGTCGCAGCTCAGATAGTCGAACAGCTTGGGTCCGACAGGCCCCCACCCCGCGAGGACGGGCGGCTCGGCAGCGGGCTGTCCGGCGAGCCACGACGCCTCGACCATCACCCCGACCTGTGGTCGAACCCTACGATCGGCCGGCAGGCCGTGCTCGAGCGCGGACGCAGCGAGGTCCCCGATCGCGTCGACCCGGCGCTGCGCAGGCGTGCGGGGGTCGTCGGATCCACGTGGCGCCGATGCTGCCGTCAGCCACGTCTTGAGTCGCGTGCCGGCGACGGCGTCGAGGAACCCGTTGACGTGGAAGCCCTCACCGCAGCGAGCGATGGTCAGGTCGTGCTTCTCCATGCCCGCGGCATAAGCGCGGTCAAGCTCCTCCGGGTGAGCCGTGTCGACCAGCATCGTGAGCTGCCGGGTCAGCTCGGCCGGCTCGCAGACGCGCGCGACGTCGAGCATCACGTCCTCGGCAGCCTCGACGATCTCTCGATCAGCCTTTTTGAGGGCGACCGTGAACGCGTCCACGTGTCCACCACGGATCTCTCCCGCCCGACGCGCCGCACCGACTGCCGGCAGGACCCGCATCGTGCGTCCTGCCGCGACCGCCGCGCGCGACTGCTTCACGTCCCACCGCAGCTCGCGGCGCGCCCATGCGGCCGTCGACGAGGCGCCCTCCACCTCGTATGAACGTCGCTCCTGCATCTGGTCGAACCACCTTGGCCTGCAGCCCACCCAAGCGGTCTGTCGCCGCCGCCAGCCGACGCTGCATCTCGCACGTCTGCTCGTCCGAGGCCAGACCCGCGGGCTGGTCGGCGAGCGCGTCCAGCGCCGCGTCCAGCAGGTCCATCGCCTCAGGATCGAACACAAGTATGATTCTACTGCGGCACGAGGTCCGTCGGCTACCCCTCGTACGGGGCTGTGCGTATCCATCTCCGCCACTCGCCCTGTGGACGAAAACCAGCCGCGTCCCAGAACGCAGCCCCCTGCTCGTTGCCCTCGAGCACCATCGCGTCGATCCGGCCAGCACCTACCTGCCGCGCACGCTTCTCTGCGTACGCGATCAAGCGATGTGCCACGCCGCTCCGTCGCACCTCCGGGCCGACGGCCAACCGGTAGAGATGAAAACGCCACCCGTCCCATCCGACGATCAGCGAGCCAACGATCCGCTCGTCGCATTCGGCGACCACGAGCGCGTCGGCGTCTCGCTCCAGGAGCCGTCGGATCGCACCCTCGGTGTCGGCCGGGCGAGCGTCGTTCTCCCCTGCCCGTGCCCAGAAGGCGATCAGCGCCGCAGCCTCGTCCGCACGCGCGGGCCTGATCGTCTGCCGCGAGGGGCGCGATGATGTCACGGCGCCGTTCTATTACCGCGCAGCGACACCGCAGCGCGAAGAGACCGACGTGCCGCTCACCGCAGGGCGAGCACCATCTCCTGCTCCACGCCGTCGTGCAGGACGGCCGGGAAGGACTCCCCGGTCGCGACGAACCCCCGCCGTCGGTAGTACGCCGCGGCCCGGACGTTGTCCTCGTGGACGTGCAGGAACAGCCGGTCGAGACCCTCCTCGTCATGCGCCCACATGGCGACGGCATCGAGGAGCGCGTCCGTCACACCCGCGGCGCGTCCACGCACCTGGGGGTCGACGAAGACACCGACGAGGTTGGCCCGTGGCGGTGCGTCCGGGTCGGTGCCTGCGCCGCCGGTCGCGTACGCCGGAAGCCCAGGCGAGACGAAACCCGCCATCGACCCGATCCAGCGACCGGCGTCGTCGCCGTCGACGAATCGCGCGACGACCTGGACGTTGCCCGGAGAGGCGCTCCGCGCCGCGCGGTCACGCCAGTCCTCCTCGCCTGCGACCACCGCGTCGTCGTACCGCTCGCCGTACGCGATCGGCGTGTCCTTCAGAGCCCGGAGCCGCAGCTCGCGCACCCGCTCCCAGTCGCCCTCGACGGAGCGGAACACCTCGTACGCCATGATCGCCGACCCTACTCGACCGGCAGGCCGAGCCCTCGCGCGATGAGCATGCGCTGCACCTCGGACGTCCCCTCGCCGATCTCGAGGATCTTGGCGTCGCGGTAGAACCGGGCCACGGGGTACTCCTCCATGAAGCCGTACCCACCGAACACCTGCGTCGCGATCCGCGTAGCGGTCACGGCCTGCTCGGTGGCGTACAGCTTCGCGATGGACGCGGCCTGCTTGAGCTCCTGCCCGCCGATGCCGGCGTCCTTCATCGCGGCCGCCTCGTACGTGAGGGCGCGCGCGGCCCGTGCGGCGACGGCCAGGTCGGCGATCTGGAAGGCGACCCCCTGCTTGCGCCCGATCGGGCCGCCGAACGTCTGGCGGTCGAGGGCGTACTCGCGGGACATGTCGAGGCACGCCTCGATGCAGCCGACCGCGAGCGCAGCGATGGCGATGCGGCCGTCGTCGAGGGTGGCGAGGAACTGCGCATAGCCGCGGCCGCGCTCGCCGAGGAGGTTCTCTGCGGGGACGCGGCATCCGTTGAAGCTGAGCGGGTGCGTGTCGGAGATGTGCCAGCCGAGCTTGTCGTACGGAGCCTCGGCGACGAAGCCCGGAGTGCCGGACGGGACGATGATCGTCGAGATCTCCGGACGACCGCCGTCACGGACGCCAGTGCGCGCGGTCACGGTCACCAGCGACGTGATCGCGGAACCGGAGTTGGTGATGAACTGCTTGGCACCGTCGATCACCCACTCCCCGTCGACGAGCTCGGCCCTGGTCGCGGTCGCTCCGGCGTCAGACCCTGCGCCCGGCTCGGTGAGCCCGAAGCCCGCGAGCGTCCGTCCGGCGACGAGGTCGGGCAGCCACTGCGCCTTCTGCTCTTCTGTGCCGAAGGTGAGGATCGGGTTGATACCGAGTCCGACAGCAGCCTCGAGCGTGATGCCGACCGACTGATCGACGCGCCCCAGCTCCTCGATGGCGACGCACAGGCTCGTGAAGTCGCCGCCGGAGCCGCCGTACTCCTCCGGCGCGGTGAGCCCGAAGAGCCCCAGCTCCCCCATCCTGGCGACCAGGTCCACCGGGAAGTGGTGGTCGCGGTCCCACTGGGCGACGTGGGGGGCGATCTCGGCCTGGGCGAAGTCACGGACGACCTTGCGGAAGGCCTCGTGCTCGGAAGAGAGAGTGCTGTACGCCATCCGCTGATGTTAACAGTCGTTAACGTACGGGTACACCCGTGCCGGCCGTCCCGTCGTTCATGGCCGGCGCGGCGCGGGTCGGGGTCACCGCGGGCGCCGCGATCAGCTTCTCGAGCTCGCGGACGATCGTCGCCGGCGAGATCGGCCTCGGGCGGTCGAACACCTCGAGAAGCGCATCCACCGACTGAGCGACGGTGAACATCGCTCCCGCGGCTCGCCGCGTGGCGTCCGGGAGCGCCCCGCTCTCGATCGCGCGGCGCAAGCCCCACGCGAGTGCCTCGGCATCGTCGGGGGCGACGAGCAGCACTCCCCCACAGTCGGTCTCGGGCAGACCGCCGTCGTCCGAGGCGACGACCCGGCACCCTGCGTGCTGAGCCTCGATGGAGACGATGCCGAAGGTCTCGTGCCAGTACTGGCCGTTGGACGGCATCACCACGACGTCGTGCGCCGCCATCAGCGCGGCCATCGTCTCCGGGGTGGTGCGGCTCGCGACGACGGAGATCCCGGGGTGGACGCCGAGCATCTGCTCGATGATCCGCCCCTGCGGCTTGTCCGCCCCTGCTGCCGTCGCCGTGAACAGGAGCTCCACGTCGTCTTCGATGACGTCGATGTGGAGCATCGACAGGAGGGTGTAGACGCCCTTCTCGGGACTGAGCCTGCCTGCGAAGAGGATCCGCGTCTTGCCGGTCATGTTCACCGGACGCGGCTCGTTTGCGAAGCACGGCTCCGCAAACGGATAGACGACGCTGATCGTCGCCACGTCGACGTCCAGGAAGTGCGCCCACAAGGCAGCGGCGTACTGACTCGTGGCGATGAGGGTGAGGTCGCGCGTGCCGTCGACCGCGAACGCCCGCTCGTGCGCTCGCAGGGGCGGCGGGTTGTGCAGGATCAGGAAGGCCGGTTCGCGCGTGCGTACGACATGCGGCTCGTTGACGAAGACGACCGTCCCGTCGAGACTCCCGACCTCGGCGAGGGTCGACAGAGAGTGGAAGGGGAGGTCGGCGAACTCTTCCCGACCATCGGCGTCGTCGAGTCCGATCGTGACCACCTGCGCGGGCACGCCGCGGCGGTTCAGCTCGCGGACCTGACCGACGGTGTAGTTCTCAGAACCGCCGGTGCCTGCCGGCAGTCGGTTCCCTGGGGACCAGATGAAGGAGATCATGCGTACCACCCATGTGTCTGCGACGAGCTCAATCGGGTGGCGGACGAGAGGACCGCGGCCGCGGGTCGGATTCGGACCCCACACATGAGGAGAGAGCATCACGCCGGCGATCCGCGACCCGGGTCTCGGCGTGGACGAAGCTCTGCGAAGCAGCGAACCTGCAGCACCCCATCGTCGGCACCTGCAGGTATTTCGACACTAGCACGCACCCACACCCCCCCGTTCGTGACACCGAATCTCCCTAAGGTGTTCTCCGCCTGAAGACTTGACAGGTTTGCGATCGCAAATAAAGATGTTTGCGAAAGCAAACGGAAGGAACCTCCTCGTGCTCTCTCCCACCTCGCCCCGCGCCCTGCGTCTCCTCGCGGGCACAGCGGCACCCCTTCTCGCCTCGACGCTGCTCTTCCTCCCGCAGCCGGCAGCCGCCGACGGCGAGACGCCGCAGAAGATGCAGCTGGTCCTCGACGCCTCCGGCTCGATGGCCGAGAACGCCAAGGGCGGAGGCACCAAGATCACCGCCGCCCGCACCGCCCTCACCCGCGTCGTCGACACCCTCCCCGACGAAGCCGTCGTCGGCATGCGCGTCTACGGCGCCACCATCGACACCGGCAAGGGCGCCTGCACCGACTCCCAACAGGTCGTTGAACCCGGCACCGACAACCGCGACGCACTGAGCACCGCCGTCGGCAACTACAAACCCCTCGGCGAGACCCCCATCGGCTACGCCCTCGCGCAGGCCGGCAAGGACCTCGGCACCGACGGCAAGCGCACCATCGTCCTGGTCTCCGACGGCGAGTCCACCTGTGACCCTGACCCCTGCAAGGTCGCCCGCGACCTGTCCAAGGACGGCATCGACCTCAAGATCGACGTCGTCGGTCTGTCCGTCGACGCCAAGACCCGCAAACAGCTGCGCTGCATCGCCGACGCCGGGCACGGCACCTACTACGACGCCGACGACGCCGCGTCGCTCACCGAACGCCTCGAAGTCACGTCCACTCGCGCCTTCCGCCCCTTCGACTTCACCGGCACACCCGTGACCGGCACCGCGAGTGCCTTCGACGCTCCCGAGATCGGAGTCGGGCAGTGGCTGGACAAGGTCCCGATCCGCGACACCGTCGCCTTCTACAAGATCCCCCGTACGATCCCCGGCTCGACGATCCACGTCGGGGCGACGACCCAGACCCCGGGCGACAGCCTCGGCAGCGGGCTGGTGCTCGACCTGACCGGCACGGACGGCACGACCTCGTGCGGCAGGGGTACGGCGTTCGAGAGCGCGATCGGCGGCACGAACCTCGTCAGCGGGAGCGTCAACAGCTGGTCGAGGGCACCGAAGCCGGTCTGCGACGACGCAGAGGAGCTGACTCTCAAGATCGAGATCTCCGTCGACGACAGCCTCGCGGGCGCTCCGGTCGAGATCGTCGTGTACGAGGAGCCGCCGCTGGCCGAGGGGACGCTCGCGCAGCTCCCCGCCGAGGAGGGGACCCCGCAGTGGGAGCACATGGAGCCCGGGACCGCGACCGCTGAGGTCATCCCCGGGAGCAGCATCGCGAATGCGCCGGTCATCCAGGCCGGCACGTACCGCCTCGACATCCGATCCGGCGAGCGCCAGGTGCTCGCCGTGCCGCTCGCGTGGGGTCAGCACCTCCAGGCGCAGATCGACGCGACGCTGACCAAGCCCGCGTACGACGGCGCGGGCGCCTGGAGCGGCTTCGACGTCCACGTGGTCGGCCCGACCCGTTCCGACGCCACGGCGACGCTGTTCCCCAACCCGCCGGACGACTGGCGAGCCGGGATCCCGTTCGGGAACATGTGGATCGAGGACGACAAGCACTGGCGTCGCGGCGCCACGACGGTGCCGGTCACCTACCTCAACCGCGCCTCGGCGAAGGGCGAGGTGAGCGCGTCGACGCTGCCCGGCTACCGGTACGTCGACGTCGGATTCGTCAACCGGGCCAACGACTCGGCCGTCATCACGTACGACCTCACGGTGAAGGTCTTCGGCGAGGAAGGCGCAGGTGCACCGGAGTACGCCGACGACGCGAGCCTGCTGACGCCGGACACGGACGACTCTGGTCCGGCACCCACCGAGACGTCGACCGATGACGACGGGGACCTCACGGCAACGGCGGCGCGCGACGACGGCGACGACTTCCCTTGGCTGCCAGTCGGTGTCGGCTTCGCCGGTCTGCTGCTGGTCGCCGGCGGCGGCCTTGCGGTGCTGCTGACGCGGCGCCCCAAGCCCACCACGCCTCCGACCCCACCTCCGCACCAGCCCTGGAACGGACCAGGTCCCGGCGGTTGGTGACGGCTGGTTGGTGGCGGCTCAGCCGAGCAGCAGCACGCCCATGACCGCGAGAAGGACGATCCCGAGCGCGATCGAGGCATAACCCGCGCTCCTCAACGGGGCACGCCCACGCGTCGTCGCCGGAGCCTGTACGGGTTCCGGCGGCGGCGTGCCGGACTCCTCCGGCTCAGGCCCCGCACCGACGGACTCGCGAGCGACGTGTTCGAGCACCTCGATCTCGCGACCCTCGTCGTCCGGGATCGCGTCGCCCGCAGGCACTAGTGCCGTACGGGCCAGCAGTGCCCGTGCGGCACCGGCCGAGGCCGGTCGGGCTCCGGGATCGGGAGCGGTGAGCGCCACAGCCACCTTCCAGAGCGCGGGGTCGACACCGGACGGCGGCTTCTCGACCAGGCGTCCGGCGCCGTCCGGAGGGCGGTCGCCGGTCAGCATCTGGACCAGGACGACGCCC
This genomic window contains:
- a CDS encoding acyl-CoA carboxylase subunit beta, whose product is MSEAVVPEPGQIDTHTTAGKLADLDRRLDEAVHAGSAKAVEKQHAKGRQTARERIEMLFDEGSFVEIDELARHRSTAFGLEKNRPYGDGVITGYGTVDGRQVCVFSQDFTVFGGSLGEVYGEKITKIMDLAIKTGSPIVGINEGAGARIQEGVVSLGLYGEIFRRNVHASGVIPQISLIMGSCAGGHVYSPAVTDFTVMVDGTSNMFITGPDVIKTVTGEDVTMEELGGARTHNTKSGNAHYMGADEEDAIEYVKALLSYLPQNNMEDAPVHVEEADLDISDEDRSLDTLIPDSPNQPYDMHTVIESVLDDGEFLEVQPLFAPNILIGFGRVEGRSVGVVANQPMQFAGTLDIDASEKAARFVRTCDAFNVPVLTFVDVPGFLPGTDQEWNGIIRRGAKLIYAYAEATVPLVTVITRKAYGGAYDVMGSKHLGADLNIAWPTAQIAVMGAQGAVNILHRKTLAAADDPEATRAELIDAYEQTLANPYIAAERGYIDTVIQPHETRTEIVRALRLLRSKRETLPPKKHGNIPL
- a CDS encoding VWA domain-containing protein; protein product: MLSPTSPRALRLLAGTAAPLLASTLLFLPQPAAADGETPQKMQLVLDASGSMAENAKGGGTKITAARTALTRVVDTLPDEAVVGMRVYGATIDTGKGACTDSQQVVEPGTDNRDALSTAVGNYKPLGETPIGYALAQAGKDLGTDGKRTIVLVSDGESTCDPDPCKVARDLSKDGIDLKIDVVGLSVDAKTRKQLRCIADAGHGTYYDADDAASLTERLEVTSTRAFRPFDFTGTPVTGTASAFDAPEIGVGQWLDKVPIRDTVAFYKIPRTIPGSTIHVGATTQTPGDSLGSGLVLDLTGTDGTTSCGRGTAFESAIGGTNLVSGSVNSWSRAPKPVCDDAEELTLKIEISVDDSLAGAPVEIVVYEEPPLAEGTLAQLPAEEGTPQWEHMEPGTATAEVIPGSSIANAPVIQAGTYRLDIRSGERQVLAVPLAWGQHLQAQIDATLTKPAYDGAGAWSGFDVHVVGPTRSDATATLFPNPPDDWRAGIPFGNMWIEDDKHWRRGATTVPVTYLNRASAKGEVSASTLPGYRYVDVGFVNRANDSAVITYDLTVKVFGEEGAGAPEYADDASLLTPDTDDSGPAPTETSTDDDGDLTATAARDDGDDFPWLPVGVGFAGLLLVAGGGLAVLLTRRPKPTTPPTPPPHQPWNGPGPGGW
- a CDS encoding acyl-CoA dehydrogenase family protein; the encoded protein is MAYSTLSSEHEAFRKVVRDFAQAEIAPHVAQWDRDHHFPVDLVARMGELGLFGLTAPEEYGGSGGDFTSLCVAIEELGRVDQSVGITLEAAVGLGINPILTFGTEEQKAQWLPDLVAGRTLAGFGLTEPGAGSDAGATATRAELVDGEWVIDGAKQFITNSGSAITSLVTVTARTGVRDGGRPEISTIIVPSGTPGFVAEAPYDKLGWHISDTHPLSFNGCRVPAENLLGERGRGYAQFLATLDDGRIAIAALAVGCIEACLDMSREYALDRQTFGGPIGRKQGVAFQIADLAVAARAARALTYEAAAMKDAGIGGQELKQAASIAKLYATEQAVTATRIATQVFGGYGFMEEYPVARFYRDAKILEIGEGTSEVQRMLIARGLGLPVE
- a CDS encoding acyl-CoA carboxylase subunit epsilon, producing the protein MSTSSVEPVETATSSVEPVETTPLLRVVKGDPTPEELAALIAVVAARGAAVAAAPAARRSAWGDPARATRPTHTHGHDGWRRSAFSR
- a CDS encoding GNAT family N-acetyltransferase, which produces MAYEVFRSVEGDWERVRELRLRALKDTPIAYGERYDDAVVAGEEDWRDRAARSASPGNVQVVARFVDGDDAGRWIGSMAGFVSPGLPAYATGGAGTDPDAPPRANLVGVFVDPQVRGRAAGVTDALLDAVAMWAHDEEGLDRLFLHVHEDNVRAAAYYRRRGFVATGESFPAVLHDGVEQEMVLALR
- a CDS encoding nucleoside triphosphate pyrophosphatase, yielding MTRPRLVLASQSPARLATLRSAGLEPEVIVSGVDESVIVSDDPVVVATELARLKCRAVAHRLNSPDDTLVVGCDSVLAFDGEVLGKPADAQTAIERWRMMRGRTGVLHTGHCVRLGEREVSDDAATTVHFADLDDAEIEAYVATGEPLHVAGAFTVDGLGGAFVERIEGDHHNVVGLSLPLLRTMLAGLGVRWTDLW
- a CDS encoding HNH endonuclease signature motif containing protein, producing the protein MQERRSYEVEGASSTAAWARRELRWDVKQSRAAVAAGRTMRVLPAVGAARRAGEIRGGHVDAFTVALKKADREIVEAAEDVMLDVARVCEPAELTRQLTMLVDTAHPEELDRAYAAGMEKHDLTIARCGEGFHVNGFLDAVAGTRLKTWLTAASAPRGSDDPRTPAQRRVDAIGDLAASALEHGLPADRRVRPQVGVMVEASWLAGQPAAEPPVLAGWGPVGPKLFDYLSCDADRTDFLVAGDTTGPTPQADVLNVGRTHRLATYKQRQAVHARQGWVCANPGCGGTHLELHHVAWWDRDGGRTDLDNLVGLCPRCHQLIHLGKLWVAPDGERGFVFSRRKGARILEIEDRHRVQRQRLSDRLREFRTPQGSGVHERARTRDHARTSTLHRPRPDRRSPVETHLDRLLHLRS
- a CDS encoding GNAT family N-acetyltransferase; this encodes MTSSRPSRQTIRPARADEAAALIAFWARAGENDARPADTEGAIRRLLERDADALVVAECDERIVGSLIVGWDGWRFHLYRLAVGPEVRRSGVAHRLIAYAEKRARQVGAGRIDAMVLEGNEQGAAFWDAAGFRPQGEWRRWIRTAPYEG
- a CDS encoding biotin--[acetyl-CoA-carboxylase] ligase — protein: MSDLPLDSPLVRRPLDAAGLEQALITLRSWWQDVRVVPETASTNADLAALARAGAPEGTLLTTDHQTAGRGRLDRKWEMPPYSAVAVSILVHPRVEGHRWTWLPLLAGLAAVAAARQAGVIAELKWPNDVIVEDRKLGGLLVERVDTPSGPAAVVGCGINVSVTPEEIGVPNATSLTHEGSPTAERTGLVSEYAKAFEALYDGWTKAGGDPEAGLRAAYENVSATLGREVSVLYPDGTTLEGTAVGLDESGRLQVSHDGEVTAVSAGDITHLRTPA
- a CDS encoding glycosyltransferase family 4 protein; translation: MISFIWSPGNRLPAGTGGSENYTVGQVRELNRRGVPAQVVTIGLDDADGREEFADLPFHSLSTLAEVGSLDGTVVFVNEPHVVRTREPAFLILHNPPPLRAHERAFAVDGTRDLTLIATSQYAAALWAHFLDVDVATISVVYPFAEPCFANEPRPVNMTGKTRILFAGRLSPEKGVYTLLSMLHIDVIEDDVELLFTATAAGADKPQGRIIEQMLGVHPGISVVASRTTPETMAALMAAHDVVVMPSNGQYWHETFGIVSIEAQHAGCRVVASDDGGLPETDCGGVLLVAPDDAEALAWGLRRAIESGALPDATRRAAGAMFTVAQSVDALLEVFDRPRPISPATIVRELEKLIAAPAVTPTRAAPAMNDGTAGTGVPVR